Proteins encoded by one window of Mobula hypostoma chromosome 21, sMobHyp1.1, whole genome shotgun sequence:
- the asb6 gene encoding ankyrin repeat and SOCS box protein 6 codes for MPYLHGFRRIIFEYQPLVDQILRVVGLQEPTGEAGEENPTSEVPVTAADAAALQGLLEREAQSPFYVEAISCALFKVAEAGLTTAAEKLLTHGADLNFEDPVTYYSALHIAVLRNQPDVVELLVQHGADINKRDRVHSSSPLDLASEELERLPCLRRLLDLGADINGVDRTGKSALLHALASSDGVQVHNIDNIKLLLERGADVKANMIDGDNVFTFIVFLLGETEGRDQTETETLRHFCLHATQLLLAHSAQPNACQPEDSLIYTCINQFEVHLPIIQVLLDSGASNHCPDHGPSCWSGFTLLFERLRTLLNGPETGITHREALRRAGVALDLMLGNATRPSLPLGWEIKPTAYSIYTDQVLALSRPLKLLEFSPASLKHLCRVDIRRLLRPVPLDHKVKALPLPDRLKWFLLMENSKSEDEIMQQ; via the exons ATGCCCTACTTGCACGGATTTCGACGAATTATCTTCGAGTATCAGCCTCTAGTCGATCAAATTCTTAGGGTTGTAGGGTTgcaggaaccaactggagaggcTGGTGAGGAAAATCCAACCAG CGAGGTTCCTGTGACTGCAGCGGACGCAGCAGCACTGCAGGGGCTGCTGGAGAGAGAGGCACAATCACCCTTCTACGTGGAAGCTATCAGCTGTGCTTTGTttaaagtggctgaggcaggtctGACCACCGCAGCTGAGAAACTGCTGACGCATGGAGCTGACCTCAACTTCGAAG ATCCCGTGACATATTACTCAGCGTTGCACATAGCAGTCCTGCGCAACCAGCCTGACGTGGTAGAACTGCTGGTCCAGCATGGAGCAGACATCAACAAGAGAGACCGG GTTCACAGCAGCAGCCCACTAGACCTGGCCAGTGAGGAGTTAGAACGTTTGCCTTGCCTGCGGCGGCTTCTTGATCTCGGTGCCGATATAAATGGAGTTGACAGGACTG GAAAATCAGCCTTGCTGCATGCTCTGGCCAGCAGTGATGGAGTACAGGTACACAACATCGACAACATCAAGCTGCTCCTTGAGAGGG gtgcagATGTGAAAGCAAACATGATAGATGGCGACAACGTCTTCACATTCATTGTATTTCTTCTGGGTGAGACAGAAGGTAGAGACCAGACCGAGACTGAAACCCTCAGGCACTTCTGCTTGCATGCCACTCAGCTGCTGCTCGCCCATTCTGCTCAACCCAACGCGTGTCAACCTGAggattccctcatctacacctgcATTAATCAGTTTGAAGTCCATCTCCCAATCATACAAGTTCTCCTGGACTCGGGGGCTTCCAACCATTGCCCTGACCACGGCCCTTCCTGCTGGTCCGGATTCACACTTCTCTTTGAGAGACTGCGTACGCTGTTAAACGGACCTGAGACTGGAATCACACACCGAGAAGCCTTGCGCCGAGCAGGTGTGGCCTTGGACCTAATGCTGGGCAATGCAACGCGTCCCTCGCTGCCTTTAGGCTGGGAAATCAAACCAACAGCTTACTCCATCTACACAGACCAAGTACTGGCGTTGTCCAGGCCCCTGAAACTACTGGAGTTTTCTCCAGCCTCACTGAAGCATCTGTGCAGGGTGGACATCCGACGACTTCTGAGGCCCGTGCCTTTGGATCATAAGGTGAAAGCCCTGCCACTGCCAGACCGGTTGAAGTGGTTTTTGTTGATGGAAAATAGTAAGAGTGAGGATGAAATCATGCAACAGTAA